A portion of the Calliphora vicina chromosome 5, idCalVici1.1, whole genome shotgun sequence genome contains these proteins:
- the Nup37 gene encoding nucleoporin Nup37 has protein sequence MRTTTPPSQMLNFTEQINCFDICQTDFASNLICIAAEKKLILGLLRFPEESESEQFEWERLKDIYHESRCHAICFAPETSLVAIPKTVTFCAAGADFLLRVYRTDMQNADTVQNLKAHTNYVNDIAWDHEGEFLASVSDDHSCKIWSLESHYENVITFCLSSAGMSVKWHPEEPHKVLVAEKKGVVHMYNVKSQQAIVSLETPKSPLMSADWSLNNCHFITALAAGEIITWDLSRRPCSPSDVRQIHEDGGRCVRMSPTSEYVVASVGRPDITLKVFSTKTSVPLVEAPLKLYAGLCWHHRLPYVAAAYDRKLCFWKVQFK, from the exons atgagAACTACTACACCACCCAGCCAAATGCTTAATTTCACTGAGCAAATCAATTGTTTTGATATTTGCCAAACAGATTTCGCCTCTAACCTCATTTGTATAGCGGCCGAAAAAAAACTCATCTTGGGCTTGTTGAGATTTCCA gaAGAATCCGAAAGCGAACAATTTGAATGGGAacgtttaaaagatatttaccACGAAAGTCGCTGTCATGCCATATGCTTTGCTCCTGAAACCTCTTTAGTGGCCATACCCAAAACAGTGACATTTTGTGCAGCCGGAGCTGATTTTTTATTACGCGTCTATCGTACGGATATGCAAAATGCCGATAcagtacaaaatttaaaagccCACACCAACTATGTGAATGATATTGCCTGGGATCATGAAGGTGAGTTTTTAGCTTCCGTTAGCGATGATCATAGCTGCAAAATCTGGAGTCTAGAGTCTCATTATGAAAATGttataacattttgtttgtcATCGGCTGGTATGTCGGTGAAATGGCATCCCGAAGAGCCACACAAAGTACTGGTGGCCGAAAAGAAGGGTGTGGTGCACATGTACAATGTAAAATCCCAACAGGCCATAGTTTCGTTAGAGACGCCAAAATCTCCCTTAATGTCGGCCGACTGGTCCTTGAATAATTGCCATTTTATAACAGCTTTGGCCGCAGGCGAAATTATTACATGGGATTTGTCACGACGCCCCTGTTCACCATCCGATGTTAGACAAATCCATGAAGATGGTGGTCGTTGTGTACGCATGTCTCCCACTTCGGAATATGTGGTGGCCAGTGTGGGTCGACCCGATAtaactttaaaagtattttcCACCAAAACATCGGTGCCTTTGGTGGAGGCTCCTTTGAAATTATACGCCGGTTTGTGTTGGCATCATCGTCTGCCCTATGTAGCGGCAGCCTACGATCGTAAGTTATGTTTTTGGAAAGTACAATTTAAATAG